A genomic region of Phragmites australis chromosome 2, lpPhrAust1.1, whole genome shotgun sequence contains the following coding sequences:
- the LOC133909235 gene encoding UDP-glycosyltransferase 91C1-like: protein MDTSSGSIHVVMLPWLAFGHILPFTELAKRIARQGHRVTLLSTPRNTRRLIRIPPDLAGLIRVVDVALPCVERLLGDAEASIDLPSDDLRPYLRRAYDAAFAGKLTEILQEPEPSRPDWVLIDYAAYWAPAAAARHGVPCAFLSLFGAAALSFYGPAEGLLGRGKHAKTKPEHLTVVPDYVPFPTTVAYRGYEAREIFRPGLIPDDSGVSEGYRFGMCIQESQLVGIRSSREFEPEWLQVLGKIYQKPVIPVGLFPPSPTPDVAGHEATLQWLDRQVPGSVVYAAFGSEAKLTNAQLQTIALGLEASGLPFLWAFRPPADAEHREGTGGLPEGFEERVNGRGLVCLGWVPQARFLAHESIGGFLTHAGWNSVTEGLVLGVRLVLLPLIFDQGLNARLLEEKKIGIEVARDEEDGSFEAEDIAAALRRVMVEDEGEEFGAKVKELAKVFGNDEVNDQCVRDFLRCLLEYSKQQQR from the coding sequence ATGGACACCAGCAGCGGCAGCATACACGTCGTGATGCTGCCATGGCTGGCCTTTGGTCACATCCTCCCCTTCACGGAGCTCGCGAAGCGCATAGCTCGGCAGGGCCACCGGGTCACCCTCCTCTCCACGCCAAGAAACACCCGTCGGCTAATCCGAATCCCTCCGGACCTCGCCGGCCTAATCCGCGTCGTGGATGTGGCCCTGCCGTGCGTCGAGCGCCTGCTGGGGGATGCCGAGGCGAGCATCGACCTTCCCTCCGACGACCTCCGCCCGTACCTGCGCCGGGCCTACGACGCCGCCTTCGCCGGCAAACTGACGGAGATCCTGCAGGAGCCGGAGCCGTCGAGGCCGGACTGGGTCCTCATCGACTACGCGGCGTACTGGGCGCCCGCGGCCGCTGCGAGGCACGGTGTGCCGTGCGCGTTCCTGAGCCTGTTCGGCGCCGCGGCGCTCAGTTTCTACGGCCCCGCGGAGGGGCTCTTGGGACGCGGGAAGCACGCCAAGACGAAGCCGGAGCACCTCACCGTGGTCCCCGACTACGTGCCGTTCCCGACCACCGTCGCGTACCGCGGCTACGAGGCGCGTGAGATATTCAGGCCGGGCTTGATCCCGGACGACTCCGGCGTGTCGGAGGGATACCGGTTCGGCATGTGCATCCAAGAGAGCCAGCTCGTGGGCATCAGGAGCAGCAGAGAGTTCGAGCCGGAGTGGCTGCAGGTGCTCGGCAAGATCTATCAGAAGCCGGTGATCCCGGTTGGGCTGTTCCCTCCATCACCAACACCAGACGTCGCCGGCCACGAGGCAACGTTGCAATGGTTGGATAGGCAGGTCCCAGGCTCCGTCGTGTACGCGGCCTTTGGCAGCGAGGCGAAGCTGACAAACGCGCAGCTACAAACAATCGCGCTCGGCTTGGAGGCTTCCGGCCTGCCGTTCCTCTGGGCATTCAGGCCGCCAGCCGACGCCGAACACAGAGAAGGCACGGGCGGGTTGCCGGAAGGCTTCGAGGAGCGGGTCAACGGCCGGGGACTCGTCTGCCTCGGCTGGGTGCCTCAAGCTAGGTTCTTGGCCCATGAATCGATTGGGGGGTTCTTGACCCACGCCGGCTGGAACTCCGTAACCGAGGGCCTCGTGCTCGGCGTCAGGCTGGTGCTGCTTCCACTGATATTCGATCAGGGCCTCAACGCCAGGCTTctggaggagaagaagatcgGCATCGAGGTTGCGCGGGACGAGGAGGACGGCTCATTCGAAGCCGAAGACATTGCAGCTGCTCTGAGGAGGGTCATGGTAGAGGACGAAGGCGAGGAGTTCGGGGCTAAGGTAAAGGAGCTCGCAAAAGTGTTTGGAAATGATGAGGTGAATGATCAGTGCGTGCGAGATTTCCTCAGGTGTCTATTGGAATACAGCAAGCAGCAACAACGATAG
- the LOC133910177 gene encoding uncharacterized protein LOC133910177, with translation MLSSHHEAMMPYAPRPPSLLVDRRYKQGGEAAPNCPRCDSPNTKFCYYNNYSLSQPRYFCKGCRRYWTKGGSLRNVPVGGGHRNNRRSKSSVRSAAESIAGGRDAAFVNRFPGPVRPDLFLEGMVGNPANPGQAMPNVPAVADASTIDLAMLYAKFLNHPPAEAGVGAVTPESAGQVDEAFDTFSSSSDLSPGVLVPAQFDPGHDGFGEWSGPVSSTDPTSTTSTTTATTMLCTDMSVQAALGELNFSMDQSCFDSLGLPTDVGNLSSWCSIVPSLSTLEDTKYDSLDSFPDDALSLNDGMISAAYQDWSVDCQGLEALYMP, from the coding sequence ATGTTGTCTTCACACCACGAGGCCATGATGCCGTAcgcgccgcggccgccgtcgcTGTTGGTGGACCGGCGGTACAAGCAGGGCGGCGAGGCGGCGCCCAACTGCCCGCGCTGCGACTCGCCCAACACCAAGTTCTGCTACTACAACAACTACAGCCTCAGCCAGCCGCGCTACTTCTGCAAAGGATGCCGCCGGTACTGGACCAAGGGCGGCTCCCTCCGGAACGTGCCCGTCGGCGGCGGGCACAGGAACAACCGCCGGAGCAAGTCGTCAGTGCGGTCGGCGGCCGAGTCTATCGCGGGCGGACGCGACGCGGCGTTCGTTAACAGGTTCCCCGGCCCTGTCCGGCCCGACCTGTTCCTGGAAGGCATGGTGGGCAACCCGGCAAACCCCGGCCAGGCGATGCCCAACGTGCCCGCCGTGGCCGATGCCTCCACCATTGACCTCGCAATGCTGTACGCCAAGTTTCTCAACCACCCGCCGGCCGAGGCAGGCGTCGGCGCCGTGACGCCGGAGTCGGCAGGACAGGTCGACGAGGCATTCGACACGTTCAGCTCGTCCAGCGACCTGAGCCCCGGCGTTCTGGTGCCGGCGCAGTTCGATCCTGGCCACGACGGGTTCGGTGAGTGGTCCGGGCCAGTGAGCAGCACTGACCCGACGAGTACGACTAGTACTACCACCGCAACCACCATGCTGTGCACAGACATGAGCGTTCAAGCTGCGCtcggcgagctcaacttctccATGGATCAGAGCTGCTTCGACTCGCTTGGGTTGCCCACCGATGTTGGCAACCTCTCGTCGTGGTGTTCGATCGTGCCCAGCTTGTCGACGTTGGAGGATACCAAGTACGACTCGTTGGATTCGTTCCCCGACGACGCCCTGAGCCTCAATGATGGCATGATTAGCGCGGCTTATCAAGATTGGAGCGTGGATTGCCAAGGATTGGAGGCTCTCTACATGCCTTAA